Proteins from a genomic interval of Lathamus discolor isolate bLatDis1 chromosome 11, bLatDis1.hap1, whole genome shotgun sequence:
- the L3MBTL1 gene encoding lethal(3)malignant brain tumor-like protein 1 isoform X1 has translation MIEMRGPSSRVSFSLLCQVCTCTQLDFCLAVLQCLTLCPGKVMDSRAEMEVVRSTKGNTAGEVSVHVVTTESTVQSTHLPTTAFIIPANATAISLPTSTLEIQRFPREPQRSTGAERPERGAGNEPITATVIPQISGVQTCSTVRVLEWKDGVATLPGSNLRFRINEYGTLKVVSADKMPPVEAVKEGHTEKDGDSEVAPTSRDNPTVAQDAPEQTKLPTAETMCHCDTCGRRHMSDGAREGRGFCSEHCHQQFKERSVIVENSASSTNATEILKPVKKRKRKDYQSPSEEEYESEQMEEKQEERKNSTEDSVISNPEADTWNGSQHGASEEKKEGWSWASYLEEQKAVAAPLNLFQDYQIASQHKNGFKVGMKLEGIDPQHPSMYFILTVAEVCGFRMRLHFDGYSECHDFWLNADSPDIHPAGWFEETGHKLQPPKGVVGYKEEEFSWTNYLKITKAQAAPKHLFMVRNAHEASPGFEVGMKLEAVDRMNPSLICVATVTDVVDNRFLVHFDNWDDTYDYWCDPSSPYIHPVGWCQEHGKPLTPPQDYPDPDNFTWEKYLKETGASAVPAWAFKVRPPHGFLVNMKLEAVDRRTPSFIRVASVEDVEDHRIKIHFDGWSHVYDFWIDADHPDIHPIGWCSKTGHPLQPPLRPKEPASSAHGGCPTLGCKSIPHTKSSKYSFHHRKCPTPGCDGSGHVTGRFTAHYCLSGCPLAEKNQGRLKADLSDSEASARKRNLIGFSQRKKSRHHGRGRPPKYRKIQQEDFQTISSDNMHQSLFMSALSAHPDRSLSLCWEQHCKLLPGVAGITAATVAKWTIDEVFSFVQTLTGCEDQAKLFKDEMIDGEAFLLLTQADIVKIMSVKLGPALKIYNAILMFKNADDTLK, from the exons ATGATTGAAATGAGGGGGCCATCCTCCAGAGTCTCATTCTCACTCCTTTGTCAGGTTTGTACTTGTACCCAACTTGATTTCTGTCTTGCTGTCTTACAGTGTCTCACTCTGTGCCCTGGCAAGGTGAtggacagcagagcagagatggAAGTTGTGAGAAGCACCAAGGGGAATACTGCTGGGGAGGTCAGCGTCCATGTGGTCACCACCGAGAGCACTGTGCAGAGCACCCACCTGCCAACAACTGCCTTCATCATACCAG CAAATGCCACTGCCATCAGCCTTCCCACGAGCACCTTAGAAATCCAGCGATTCCCACGGGAACCACAGAGAAGCACAGGGGCCGAGAGGCCAGAGAGGGGAGCAGGGAACGAGCCTATCACAGCTACTGTCATTCCCCAGATCAGTGGGGTGCAGACCTGCAGCACAGTCCGTGTGCTGGAGTGGAAAGATGGGGTGGCTACTTTGCCTGGGAGTAACCTGCGG TTCCGAATTAATGAGTACGGGACGCTGAAGGTGGTGAGTGCTGATAAGATGCCTCCAGTGGAAGCTGTAAAGGAGGGTCACACAGAGAAAGATGGGGACTCAGAGGTGGCACCCACCAGCAGAGACAATCCTACCGTGGCTCAGG ATGCGCCAGAGCAGACCAAGCTTCCAACAGCAGAAACCATGTGCCACTGTGATACCTGTGGCCGCAGACACATGTCGGATGGAGCCCGGGAAGGCAGAGGCTTCTGCAGCGAGCACTGTCACCAGCAGTTTAAAGAGAG GTCTGTCATTGTGGAAaactctgccagcagcaccaatGCCACTGAAATCCTCAAGCCAGTGAAGAAACGAAAGAGGAAGGATTACCAGAGCCCTTCGGAGGAAGAATATGAATCAGAGCAAATG gaagaaaagcaggaagagaggaaaaactcTACTGAGGACTCTGTCATCAGCAACCCAGAGGCTGACACGTGGAACGGGAGCCAGCACG GTGCCagtgaggagaagaaagaaggctGGTCTTGGGCGTCCTACTTGGAGGAGCAGAAAGCTGTCGCTGCCCCTTTAAATCTCTTCCAGGAT tacCAAATAGCTTCCCAGCacaagaatggctttaaagtggggATGAAGCTGGAAGGGATCGACCCGCAGCACCCATCTATGTACTTCATCCTGACAGTGGCCGAG GTGTGCGGTTTCCGAATGCGCCTCCACTTCGATGGCTACTCGGAGTGCCATGATTTCTGGCTGAATGCTGACTCCCCTGATATCCACCCCGCTGGCTGGTTTGAGGAGACTGGGCACAAACTCCAGCCCCCAAAAG GGGTTGTAGGTTATAAGGAAGAAGAATTCAGCTGGACAAACTACCTGAAGATAACAAAGGCTCAGGCAGCTCCTAAGCACCTCTTCATGGTCAGAAATGCT CACGAGGCTTCCCCAGGCTTCGAGGTGGGCATGAAGCTGGAAGCTGTTGACCGCATGAACCCTTCCCTCATCTGTGTTGCCACAGTGACTGACGTGGTGGACAATCGCTTTTTGGTGCACTTTGACAACTGGGATGATACTTACGACTACTG GTGTGACCCCAGCAGTCCATACATCCACCCAGTTGGATGGTGTCAGGAGCACGGCAAACCCCTCACACCTCCTCAAG ATTATCCTGACCCTGACAACTTCACCTGGGAAAAGTACCTAAAGGAAACTGGAGCATCTGCTGTCCCAGCTTGGGCCTTTAAAGTG CGTCCACCCCATGGCTTCCTGGTCAACATGAAGCTGGAGGCAGTGGACAGGAGGACTCCGTCCTTCATCCGAGTGGCCAGTGTGGAGGATGTGGAAGATCACAGGATAAAG ATCCATTTTGATGGCTGGAGTCATGTCTATGATTTCTGGATTGACGCAGATCATCCGGACATCCACCCCATAGGCTGGTGCTCAAAAACTGGACACCCATTGCAGCCTCCTCTCA GGCCAAAGGAACCAGCCTCCTCTGCCCATGGGGGCTGCCCAACgctgggctgcaagagcatcCCTCACACCAAGAGCTCCAAGTACAGCTTTCACCACAG GAAGTGCCCCACGCCGGGATGTGATGGGTCAGGACACGTGACTGGGAGATTCACAGCCCATTACTGCCTCTCAGGGTGCCCGCTGGCAGAAAAGAACCAGGGCAGGCTGAAGGCAGACTTGTCCGACAGCGAGGCCTCGGCTCGCAAGAGGAACCTCATTGGCTTCTCTCAGCGAAAGAAGTCTCGGCACCATGGGAG AGGGCGACCTCCAAAGTACCGGAAGATCCAGCAGGAAGACTTCCAGA CTATTTCTTCAGACAATATGCACCAGTCACTCTTCATGTCTGCGCTGTCTGCACACCCCGACCGCTCCCTCTCgctctgctgggagcagcactgcaaaCTCCTGCCTGGGGTGGCCGGCATCACAGCAGCCACAGTGGCCAAGTGGACCATCGATGAG GTCTTTAGCTTTGTTCAGACTCTGACTGGTTGTGAGGACCAAGCCAAGCTCTTCAAGGATGAG ATGATCGATGGCGAGGCCTTCCTCCTGCTGACGCAGGCTGACATCGTCAAGATTATGAGTGTCAAGCTGGGCCCCGCACTCAAGATCTACAATGCCATCCTCATGTTCAAGAATGCTGATGACACCTTAAAGTGA
- the L3MBTL1 gene encoding lethal(3)malignant brain tumor-like protein 1 isoform X3, whose translation MWSPPRALCRAPTCQQLPSSYQFRINEYGTLKVVSADKMPPVEAVKEGHTEKDGDSEVAPTSRDNPTVAQDAPEQTKLPTAETMCHCDTCGRRHMSDGAREGRGFCSEHCHQQFKERSVIVENSASSTNATEILKPVKKRKRKDYQSPSEEEYESEQMEEKQEERKNSTEDSVISNPEADTWNGSQHGASEEKKEGWSWASYLEEQKAVAAPLNLFQDYQIASQHKNGFKVGMKLEGIDPQHPSMYFILTVAEVCGFRMRLHFDGYSECHDFWLNADSPDIHPAGWFEETGHKLQPPKGVVGYKEEEFSWTNYLKITKAQAAPKHLFMVRNAHEASPGFEVGMKLEAVDRMNPSLICVATVTDVVDNRFLVHFDNWDDTYDYWCDPSSPYIHPVGWCQEHGKPLTPPQDYPDPDNFTWEKYLKETGASAVPAWAFKVRPPHGFLVNMKLEAVDRRTPSFIRVASVEDVEDHRIKIHFDGWSHVYDFWIDADHPDIHPIGWCSKTGHPLQPPLRPKEPASSAHGGCPTLGCKSIPHTKSSKYSFHHRKCPTPGCDGSGHVTGRFTAHYCLSGCPLAEKNQGRLKADLSDSEASARKRNLIGFSQRKKSRHHGRGRPPKYRKIQQEDFQTISSDNMHQSLFMSALSAHPDRSLSLCWEQHCKLLPGVAGITAATVAKWTIDEVFSFVQTLTGCEDQAKLFKDEMIDGEAFLLLTQADIVKIMSVKLGPALKIYNAILMFKNADDTLK comes from the exons ATGTGGTCACCACCGAGAGCACTGTGCAGAGCACCCACCTGCCAACAACTGCCTTCATCATACCAG TTCCGAATTAATGAGTACGGGACGCTGAAGGTGGTGAGTGCTGATAAGATGCCTCCAGTGGAAGCTGTAAAGGAGGGTCACACAGAGAAAGATGGGGACTCAGAGGTGGCACCCACCAGCAGAGACAATCCTACCGTGGCTCAGG ATGCGCCAGAGCAGACCAAGCTTCCAACAGCAGAAACCATGTGCCACTGTGATACCTGTGGCCGCAGACACATGTCGGATGGAGCCCGGGAAGGCAGAGGCTTCTGCAGCGAGCACTGTCACCAGCAGTTTAAAGAGAG GTCTGTCATTGTGGAAaactctgccagcagcaccaatGCCACTGAAATCCTCAAGCCAGTGAAGAAACGAAAGAGGAAGGATTACCAGAGCCCTTCGGAGGAAGAATATGAATCAGAGCAAATG gaagaaaagcaggaagagaggaaaaactcTACTGAGGACTCTGTCATCAGCAACCCAGAGGCTGACACGTGGAACGGGAGCCAGCACG GTGCCagtgaggagaagaaagaaggctGGTCTTGGGCGTCCTACTTGGAGGAGCAGAAAGCTGTCGCTGCCCCTTTAAATCTCTTCCAGGAT tacCAAATAGCTTCCCAGCacaagaatggctttaaagtggggATGAAGCTGGAAGGGATCGACCCGCAGCACCCATCTATGTACTTCATCCTGACAGTGGCCGAG GTGTGCGGTTTCCGAATGCGCCTCCACTTCGATGGCTACTCGGAGTGCCATGATTTCTGGCTGAATGCTGACTCCCCTGATATCCACCCCGCTGGCTGGTTTGAGGAGACTGGGCACAAACTCCAGCCCCCAAAAG GGGTTGTAGGTTATAAGGAAGAAGAATTCAGCTGGACAAACTACCTGAAGATAACAAAGGCTCAGGCAGCTCCTAAGCACCTCTTCATGGTCAGAAATGCT CACGAGGCTTCCCCAGGCTTCGAGGTGGGCATGAAGCTGGAAGCTGTTGACCGCATGAACCCTTCCCTCATCTGTGTTGCCACAGTGACTGACGTGGTGGACAATCGCTTTTTGGTGCACTTTGACAACTGGGATGATACTTACGACTACTG GTGTGACCCCAGCAGTCCATACATCCACCCAGTTGGATGGTGTCAGGAGCACGGCAAACCCCTCACACCTCCTCAAG ATTATCCTGACCCTGACAACTTCACCTGGGAAAAGTACCTAAAGGAAACTGGAGCATCTGCTGTCCCAGCTTGGGCCTTTAAAGTG CGTCCACCCCATGGCTTCCTGGTCAACATGAAGCTGGAGGCAGTGGACAGGAGGACTCCGTCCTTCATCCGAGTGGCCAGTGTGGAGGATGTGGAAGATCACAGGATAAAG ATCCATTTTGATGGCTGGAGTCATGTCTATGATTTCTGGATTGACGCAGATCATCCGGACATCCACCCCATAGGCTGGTGCTCAAAAACTGGACACCCATTGCAGCCTCCTCTCA GGCCAAAGGAACCAGCCTCCTCTGCCCATGGGGGCTGCCCAACgctgggctgcaagagcatcCCTCACACCAAGAGCTCCAAGTACAGCTTTCACCACAG GAAGTGCCCCACGCCGGGATGTGATGGGTCAGGACACGTGACTGGGAGATTCACAGCCCATTACTGCCTCTCAGGGTGCCCGCTGGCAGAAAAGAACCAGGGCAGGCTGAAGGCAGACTTGTCCGACAGCGAGGCCTCGGCTCGCAAGAGGAACCTCATTGGCTTCTCTCAGCGAAAGAAGTCTCGGCACCATGGGAG AGGGCGACCTCCAAAGTACCGGAAGATCCAGCAGGAAGACTTCCAGA CTATTTCTTCAGACAATATGCACCAGTCACTCTTCATGTCTGCGCTGTCTGCACACCCCGACCGCTCCCTCTCgctctgctgggagcagcactgcaaaCTCCTGCCTGGGGTGGCCGGCATCACAGCAGCCACAGTGGCCAAGTGGACCATCGATGAG GTCTTTAGCTTTGTTCAGACTCTGACTGGTTGTGAGGACCAAGCCAAGCTCTTCAAGGATGAG ATGATCGATGGCGAGGCCTTCCTCCTGCTGACGCAGGCTGACATCGTCAAGATTATGAGTGTCAAGCTGGGCCCCGCACTCAAGATCTACAATGCCATCCTCATGTTCAAGAATGCTGATGACACCTTAAAGTGA
- the SRSF6 gene encoding serine/arginine-rich splicing factor 6, whose product MPRVYIGRLSYHVREKDIQRFFSGYGRLLEVDLKNGYGFVEFEDSRDADDAVYELNGKDLCGERVIVEHARGPRRDRDGYSYSSRSGGGGGYSSRRQSGRDKYGPPVRTEYRLIVENLSSRCSWQDLKDFMRQAGEVTYADAHKERTNEGVIEFRSYSDMKRALDKLDGTEINGRKIRLVEDKPRSSHRRSYSGSRSRSRSRRRSRSRSRRSRSSRSRSRSVSKSRSRSKSRSRSKDRSRSRSKSRKSRSKSKSKPKSDRGSRSHSRSKEKSEKSRSRSRSRSRSPKENGKGDAKSKSRSRSRSRSNSPQQQPSAKARSESPPKRAASRSRSRSRSKSRSRSRSSSRD is encoded by the exons ATGCCGCGCGTCTACATCGGCCGCTTGAGCTACCACGTCCGGGAGAAGGACATCCAGCGCTTTTTCAGCGGCTATGGCCGCCTGCTCGAGGTCGACCTCAAAAACGG TTACGGCTTCGTGGAGTTCGAGGACTCCCGAGACGCCGATGATGCCGTTTATGAGCTGAACGGCAAGGATCTGTGCGGGGAACGCGTGATCGTGGAGCACGCCCGCGGCCCCCGCCGCGACAGGGACGGCTATAGCTACAGTAGTCGCA GTGGGGGTGGTGGCGGATATAGCAGTCGGAGACAATCGGGAAGAGATAAATATGGACCGCCTGTTCGTACAGAATACAGACTGATTGTTGAAAACCTTTCCAGTCGCTGTAGTTGGCAGGATTTGAAA GATTTCATGAGGCAAGCTGGTGAGGTAACCTATGCAGATGCTCACAAAGAGCGTACAAATGAAGGAGTGATTGAGTTCCGATCCTACTCGGACATGAAGCGTGCCCTGGACAAACTGGATGGCACAGAGATAAATGGAAGGAAGATCAGGCTGGTTGAAGACAAGCCACGCTCAAGCCATAGGAGATCATATTCTGGCAGCAGGTCAAG GTCACGATCTAGACGACGGTCTAGAAGCAGAAGTCGTAGAAGTAGGAGCAGCCGCAGCAGGTCCCGTAGTGTCTCCAAAAGCCGTTCGCG ctCTAAATCCAGGTCACGAAGCAAAGACCGCTCACGTTCCAGATCTAAAAGCAGGAAGTCTAGATCAAAGAGCAAATCAAAACCCAAGTCTGACAGGGGTTCACGCTCTCACAGCAGATCCAAGGAGAAGTCTGAGAAGTCTCGATCCAGATCCAGGTCCAGGTCTCGATCTCCCAAAGAAAATGGTAAAGGAGATGCTAAGTCTAAGTCCAGGTCAAGGAGTAGGTCTCGTTCCAATTCTCCGCAGCAGCAGCCATCTGCCAAGGCTCGTTCAGAGTCACCACCCAAAAGAGCTGCGTCGAGGTCCCGCTCCAGATCTCGTTCAAAATCTCGCTCACGATCAAGATCTAGTTCAAGAGATTAA
- the LOC136020662 gene encoding immunoglobulin superfamily member 1-like encodes MVLPVTPVLAFGTWLLVQSEAAAGAPAVSIFLKPPGVIPPGGSTTICCSCRCDEGSAVLYKDGKQLRARELRDGRAEFPISNATQKDAGPYSCHYLAGGTVLARSETLEITVKEFRLPRPVLSVVPGLEVAAGAYVTFRCTITHFSAACFLYLEGQDKAPGLIHKDQGDFNLSRVHKGNEGRYSCQCYRGAALVEWSGVSNSLDLVVKDYTWSNVGRLVLGAAVLVLLGLIVAEDRQSLGCISPVGRGGRQAAPCTQSSL; translated from the exons ATGGTGCTGCCCGTGACCCCTGTGCTGGCCTTCG GCACTTGGCTGCTGGTACAGAGCGAGGCTGCAGCCG GTGCCCCCGCCGTCTCCATCTTCCTGAAGCCGCCCGGGGTGATCCCACCTGGAGGCTCCACCAccatctgctgcagctgccgGTGTGACGagggcagtgctgtgctgtacAAGGACGGCAAACAGCTCCGTGCCCGGGAGCTGCGTGACGGCAGGGCCGAGTTCCCCATCTCTAACGCCACCCAGAAGGACGCAGGTCCCTACAGCTGCCATTACCTGGCTGGAGGCACTGTGCTGGCTCGCAGTGAGACCCTGGAAATCACGGTGAAAG AGTTCCGTCTCCCCAGACCTGTCCTCTCTGTCGTGCCGGGACTTGAGGTGGCTGCAGGAGCTTATGTGACTTTCCGCTGCACCATCACACACTTCAGTGCTGCCTGTTTCCTCTACCTGGAGGGCCAGGACAAAGCCCCTGGCTTAATTCATAAGGATCAAGGTGATTTCAACCTCTCCCGGGTGCACAAAGGCAACGAGGGCCGCTACAGCTGCCAGTGCTACAGAGGGGCTGCTCTGGTGGAATGGTCCGGTGTTAGCAACAGCCTGGATTTGGTGGTGAAAG ATTACACCTGGAGCAACGTGGGGCGCCTGGTCCTGGGCGCCGCTGTCCTGGTCCTGCTGGGGCTCATCGTGGCCGAGGACAGGCAGAGCCTCGGGTGCATTTCACCTGTGGGGAGAGGTGGCCGCCAGGCTGCTCCCTGCACCCAGAGCTCCCTGTGA
- the L3MBTL1 gene encoding lethal(3)malignant brain tumor-like protein 1 isoform X2, producing the protein MDSRAEMEVVRSTKGNTAGEVSVHVVTTESTVQSTHLPTTAFIIPANATAISLPTSTLEIQRFPREPQRSTGAERPERGAGNEPITATVIPQISGVQTCSTVRVLEWKDGVATLPGSNLRFRINEYGTLKVVSADKMPPVEAVKEGHTEKDGDSEVAPTSRDNPTVAQDAPEQTKLPTAETMCHCDTCGRRHMSDGAREGRGFCSEHCHQQFKERSVIVENSASSTNATEILKPVKKRKRKDYQSPSEEEYESEQMEEKQEERKNSTEDSVISNPEADTWNGSQHGASEEKKEGWSWASYLEEQKAVAAPLNLFQDYQIASQHKNGFKVGMKLEGIDPQHPSMYFILTVAEVCGFRMRLHFDGYSECHDFWLNADSPDIHPAGWFEETGHKLQPPKGVVGYKEEEFSWTNYLKITKAQAAPKHLFMVRNAHEASPGFEVGMKLEAVDRMNPSLICVATVTDVVDNRFLVHFDNWDDTYDYWCDPSSPYIHPVGWCQEHGKPLTPPQDYPDPDNFTWEKYLKETGASAVPAWAFKVRPPHGFLVNMKLEAVDRRTPSFIRVASVEDVEDHRIKIHFDGWSHVYDFWIDADHPDIHPIGWCSKTGHPLQPPLRPKEPASSAHGGCPTLGCKSIPHTKSSKYSFHHRKCPTPGCDGSGHVTGRFTAHYCLSGCPLAEKNQGRLKADLSDSEASARKRNLIGFSQRKKSRHHGRGRPPKYRKIQQEDFQTISSDNMHQSLFMSALSAHPDRSLSLCWEQHCKLLPGVAGITAATVAKWTIDEVFSFVQTLTGCEDQAKLFKDEMIDGEAFLLLTQADIVKIMSVKLGPALKIYNAILMFKNADDTLK; encoded by the exons AtggacagcagagcagagatggAAGTTGTGAGAAGCACCAAGGGGAATACTGCTGGGGAGGTCAGCGTCCATGTGGTCACCACCGAGAGCACTGTGCAGAGCACCCACCTGCCAACAACTGCCTTCATCATACCAG CAAATGCCACTGCCATCAGCCTTCCCACGAGCACCTTAGAAATCCAGCGATTCCCACGGGAACCACAGAGAAGCACAGGGGCCGAGAGGCCAGAGAGGGGAGCAGGGAACGAGCCTATCACAGCTACTGTCATTCCCCAGATCAGTGGGGTGCAGACCTGCAGCACAGTCCGTGTGCTGGAGTGGAAAGATGGGGTGGCTACTTTGCCTGGGAGTAACCTGCGG TTCCGAATTAATGAGTACGGGACGCTGAAGGTGGTGAGTGCTGATAAGATGCCTCCAGTGGAAGCTGTAAAGGAGGGTCACACAGAGAAAGATGGGGACTCAGAGGTGGCACCCACCAGCAGAGACAATCCTACCGTGGCTCAGG ATGCGCCAGAGCAGACCAAGCTTCCAACAGCAGAAACCATGTGCCACTGTGATACCTGTGGCCGCAGACACATGTCGGATGGAGCCCGGGAAGGCAGAGGCTTCTGCAGCGAGCACTGTCACCAGCAGTTTAAAGAGAG GTCTGTCATTGTGGAAaactctgccagcagcaccaatGCCACTGAAATCCTCAAGCCAGTGAAGAAACGAAAGAGGAAGGATTACCAGAGCCCTTCGGAGGAAGAATATGAATCAGAGCAAATG gaagaaaagcaggaagagaggaaaaactcTACTGAGGACTCTGTCATCAGCAACCCAGAGGCTGACACGTGGAACGGGAGCCAGCACG GTGCCagtgaggagaagaaagaaggctGGTCTTGGGCGTCCTACTTGGAGGAGCAGAAAGCTGTCGCTGCCCCTTTAAATCTCTTCCAGGAT tacCAAATAGCTTCCCAGCacaagaatggctttaaagtggggATGAAGCTGGAAGGGATCGACCCGCAGCACCCATCTATGTACTTCATCCTGACAGTGGCCGAG GTGTGCGGTTTCCGAATGCGCCTCCACTTCGATGGCTACTCGGAGTGCCATGATTTCTGGCTGAATGCTGACTCCCCTGATATCCACCCCGCTGGCTGGTTTGAGGAGACTGGGCACAAACTCCAGCCCCCAAAAG GGGTTGTAGGTTATAAGGAAGAAGAATTCAGCTGGACAAACTACCTGAAGATAACAAAGGCTCAGGCAGCTCCTAAGCACCTCTTCATGGTCAGAAATGCT CACGAGGCTTCCCCAGGCTTCGAGGTGGGCATGAAGCTGGAAGCTGTTGACCGCATGAACCCTTCCCTCATCTGTGTTGCCACAGTGACTGACGTGGTGGACAATCGCTTTTTGGTGCACTTTGACAACTGGGATGATACTTACGACTACTG GTGTGACCCCAGCAGTCCATACATCCACCCAGTTGGATGGTGTCAGGAGCACGGCAAACCCCTCACACCTCCTCAAG ATTATCCTGACCCTGACAACTTCACCTGGGAAAAGTACCTAAAGGAAACTGGAGCATCTGCTGTCCCAGCTTGGGCCTTTAAAGTG CGTCCACCCCATGGCTTCCTGGTCAACATGAAGCTGGAGGCAGTGGACAGGAGGACTCCGTCCTTCATCCGAGTGGCCAGTGTGGAGGATGTGGAAGATCACAGGATAAAG ATCCATTTTGATGGCTGGAGTCATGTCTATGATTTCTGGATTGACGCAGATCATCCGGACATCCACCCCATAGGCTGGTGCTCAAAAACTGGACACCCATTGCAGCCTCCTCTCA GGCCAAAGGAACCAGCCTCCTCTGCCCATGGGGGCTGCCCAACgctgggctgcaagagcatcCCTCACACCAAGAGCTCCAAGTACAGCTTTCACCACAG GAAGTGCCCCACGCCGGGATGTGATGGGTCAGGACACGTGACTGGGAGATTCACAGCCCATTACTGCCTCTCAGGGTGCCCGCTGGCAGAAAAGAACCAGGGCAGGCTGAAGGCAGACTTGTCCGACAGCGAGGCCTCGGCTCGCAAGAGGAACCTCATTGGCTTCTCTCAGCGAAAGAAGTCTCGGCACCATGGGAG AGGGCGACCTCCAAAGTACCGGAAGATCCAGCAGGAAGACTTCCAGA CTATTTCTTCAGACAATATGCACCAGTCACTCTTCATGTCTGCGCTGTCTGCACACCCCGACCGCTCCCTCTCgctctgctgggagcagcactgcaaaCTCCTGCCTGGGGTGGCCGGCATCACAGCAGCCACAGTGGCCAAGTGGACCATCGATGAG GTCTTTAGCTTTGTTCAGACTCTGACTGGTTGTGAGGACCAAGCCAAGCTCTTCAAGGATGAG ATGATCGATGGCGAGGCCTTCCTCCTGCTGACGCAGGCTGACATCGTCAAGATTATGAGTGTCAAGCTGGGCCCCGCACTCAAGATCTACAATGCCATCCTCATGTTCAAGAATGCTGATGACACCTTAAAGTGA